From one Humulus lupulus chromosome 8, drHumLupu1.1, whole genome shotgun sequence genomic stretch:
- the LOC133795460 gene encoding polyadenylation and cleavage factor homolog 4 isoform X1 — protein MDAEKLVLSEANPSVIAFPPEQPRALISINGFCSGAKAMPNELAQKSPPSVVDKFKALLKQRDDDLRVSAEDEVSLPRTEEIVQLYELVLSELSFNSKPIITDLTIVAGDQKEHSKGIADAICARILEVPVEQKLPSLYLLDSIVKNIGREYIKYFSSRLPEVFCEAYRQVHPSQHAAMRHLFGTWSSVFPSSVLNKIEEQLQFSPSVNQQSSRMPPLRASESPRPTHGIHVNPKYLRQMEHSAAESHIQQAGMTSALNIYAQKPGIGAIGRDDELGKWQRKQYHNQNQLENSAAYKVSNGREHQGPRALIDAYGSDNRKTTLSDRPLQVERIEANGLDHRASSMSWQHTEEEEFDWEDMSPTLAADRGRTGEFLPSLRSFKARPNFLAPRTTNVESDTRNSWSIQAQLPAADDSSVALEDAVPSVGFGRGLPGKISRFQDETNHSLVPRYPQEHWNMAHLSQTSQHHSRGRGRNFQMPILSSGDNKSLFIDKLPDANTQLHGPSTVVSRMGSSTIDSFNGESRSVAASSLVPRPSVHMHNPNVPMHPVLPLRNQKVPYDFTNSSNTLNNQRLNKTSYGFDNKELGLTKLPQLSYQNVSIAHANQQNQMQNPLQPQLLPTQNGRDSFLNSMGAPLPPHLVNPNLDRGYNSRGYAAAASTNLPNPVPLGQLNLPSNNIVNGSLQLQGGGLPPLPSGPPPTSLQAILPSHNAGPAVSGQPPGSAFSGLIGSLMAQGLISLTKPTPVQEPVGLEFNVDLLKVRHESAINALYTDLQRQCTTCGLRFKSQEEHRSHMDWHVTKNRMSKNRKQKPSRKWFVSASMWLSGAEALGTDAVPGFLPAETVVEKKSDEEMAVPADEDQNTCALCGEPFEEFYSDETEEWMYKGAVYLNALDVSTAGIDRSHLGPIVHAKCRSESSIIPPESFGQDEGGAIEEGSQRKRMRT, from the exons ATGGACGCGGAAAAGCTCGTACTGAGCGAAGCAAACCCTAGTGTGATTGCTTTCCCGCCCGAGCAGCCGCGGGCACTGATTAGCATCAACGGTTTCTGTTCCGGTGCCAAGGCAATGCCCAATGAGCTTGCTCAGAAGTCTCCGCCTTCCGTTGTCGACAAGTTTAAAGCGCTGTTAAAGCAACGGGACGACGACTTGAGGGTTTCGGCGGAGGACGAGGTTTCGTTGCCAAGAACGGAGGAAATTGTGCAGCTTTATGAGTTGGTCTTATCGGAACTATCATTCAATTCCAAGCCCATCATTACGGATCTTACTATCGTCGCCGGCGATCAAAAAGAGCACAGCAAGGGCATCGCTGATGCAATATGTGCTCGTATTCTTGAG GTTCCTGTTGAGCAAAAACTGCCTTCATTATATCTTTTGGACAGTATAGTTAAGAATATAGGTCGTGAATATATCAAGTATTTCTCTTCCCGTCTACCTGAG GTCTTCTGTGAGGCATACCGACAAGTTCACCCTTCTCAGCATGCTGCCATGCGTCACCTCTTTGGCACTTGGTCATCAGTATTTCCATCTTCTGTTCTAAACAAGATTGAGGAACAACTGCAATTTTCTCCATCTGTAAACCAACAATCATCAAGAATGCCTCCGCTGAGAGCTTCAGAATCTCCTCGACCAACTCATGGCATACATGTAAATCCAAAGTATTTGCGTCAGATGGAACATTCAGCTGCAGAAAGT CACATTCAGCAGGCAGGCATGACTTCAGCTCTGAACATATATGCTCAAAAACCTGGCATAGG AGCAATTGGTAGAGATGATGAACTTGGTAAATGGCAGAGAAAACAGTATCATAATCAGAATCAGCTTGAAAATTCTGCAGCATACAAAGTCAGTAATGGACGCGAGCATCAAGGACCAAGGGCTTTAATTGATGCATATGGAAGTGACAACAGAAAAACAACTTTAAGTGATAGGCCTTTGCAGGTTGAGCGTATTGAAGCAAATGGTTTGGACCATAGGGCTTCTTCAATGTCGTGGCAACATACTGAAGAAGAAGAGTTTGACTGGGAAGATATGAGTCCAACTTTAGCAGCAGATCGTGGTAGGACTGGAGAATTCTTGCCATCTTTGAGAAGCTTTAAAGCAAGGCCAAATTTTTTAGCACCAAGAACTACCAATGTGGAGTCTGATACCCGGAACAGTTGGTCAATTCAGGCGCAGCTACCTGCAGCAGATGATTCCTCTGTTGCTCTGGAAGATGCAGTCCCTTCCGTTGGT TTTGGTCGTGGGTTGCCGGGTAAAATATCTCGATTCCAAGATGAGACAAATCACAGTCTAGTTCCTCGTTATCCTCAAGAACACTGGAATATGGCTCACCTCTCTCAGACTTCGCAACACCATTCCAGAGGTAGAGGCCGGAACTTCCAAATGCCCATACTTTCAAGTGGAGATAACAAGTCCCTCTTCATCGACAAGCTCCCAGATGCCAATACACAACTTCATGGGCCCTCAACTGTAGTTTCAAGAATGGGTTCTTCTACTATAGACTCCTTTAATGGCGAATCTCGATCAGTTGCTGCATCATCACTGGTGCCAAGGCCTTCAGTACATATGCATAATCCGAATGTGCCAATGCATCCCGTTTTGCCATTGCGAAACCAGAAGGTTCCGTATGATTTTACTAATTCAAGCAATACTCTCAACAATCAACGCCTAAATAAGACTTCTTATGGTTTTGACAACAAGGAGCTGGGTTTAACAAAGCTGCCACAGTTATCTTACCAGAATGTTTCTATTGCTCATGCAAACCAGCAAAACCAGATGCAGAATCCCTTACAACCACAACTTCTTCCAACACAGAATGGCCGTGATAGTTTCCTTAACTCTATGGGTGCTCCTTTGCCACCTCATTTGGTGAATCCAAACTTGGATCGCGGATACAATTCACGAGGATATGCTGCTGCTGCCAGTACTAATCTGCCAAACCCTGTACCTCTTGGACAATTGAACTTACCATCCAACAATATTGTGAATGGCTCTTTGCAATTACAGGGTGGAGGCCTACCACCTTTGCCATCCGGACCCCCTCCTACTTCATTGCAAGCAATTCTGCCTTCTCACAATGCTGGTCCGGCTGTCTCTGGCCAACCACCAGGGAGTGCATTCTCTGGTTTGATTGGTTCTCTAATGGCACAAGGATTAATCTCATTGACAAAACCTACTCCTGTACAG GAACCTGTGGGACTTGAGTTTAATGTGGACCTTCTTAAGGTGCGTCATGAATCTGCAATAAATGCTCTCTATACTGATCTGCAAAGACAATGCACAACCTGTGGCCTCCGATTTAAGAGCCAAGAAGAACACCGTAGTCATATGGATTGGCATGTGACCAAGAATCGTATGTCTAAGAACCGCAAGCAGAAGCCTTCTCGTAAGTGGTTTGTAAGTGCAAGTATGTGGCTTAGTGGTGCAGAGGCACTGGGCACAGATGCAGTTCCTGGGTTTTTGCCTGCTGAGACTGTAGTGGAAAAGAAGAGTGACGAAGAAATGGCAGTTCCTGCTGACGAGGATCAGAATACTTGTGCCCTATGTGGAGAACCTTTTGAAGAGTTCTACAGTGACGAAACTGAGGAATGGATGTACAAAGGCGCTGTCTATTTAAATGCACTAGATGTGTCAACAGCAGGCATTGATAGATCTCACTTAGGTCCTATAGTGCATGCTAAATGCAGATCGGAGTCGAGTATCATTCCCCCTGAAAGTTTTGGACAAGATGAAGGG GGAGCTATTGAAGAGGGTAGTCAAAGAAAACGAATGAGGACTTAG
- the LOC133795460 gene encoding polyadenylation and cleavage factor homolog 4 isoform X2: MLVLSEANPSVIAFPPEQPRALISINGFCSGAKAMPNELAQKSPPSVVDKFKALLKQRDDDLRVSAEDEVSLPRTEEIVQLYELVLSELSFNSKPIITDLTIVAGDQKEHSKGIADAICARILEVPVEQKLPSLYLLDSIVKNIGREYIKYFSSRLPEVFCEAYRQVHPSQHAAMRHLFGTWSSVFPSSVLNKIEEQLQFSPSVNQQSSRMPPLRASESPRPTHGIHVNPKYLRQMEHSAAESHIQQAGMTSALNIYAQKPGIGAIGRDDELGKWQRKQYHNQNQLENSAAYKVSNGREHQGPRALIDAYGSDNRKTTLSDRPLQVERIEANGLDHRASSMSWQHTEEEEFDWEDMSPTLAADRGRTGEFLPSLRSFKARPNFLAPRTTNVESDTRNSWSIQAQLPAADDSSVALEDAVPSVGFGRGLPGKISRFQDETNHSLVPRYPQEHWNMAHLSQTSQHHSRGRGRNFQMPILSSGDNKSLFIDKLPDANTQLHGPSTVVSRMGSSTIDSFNGESRSVAASSLVPRPSVHMHNPNVPMHPVLPLRNQKVPYDFTNSSNTLNNQRLNKTSYGFDNKELGLTKLPQLSYQNVSIAHANQQNQMQNPLQPQLLPTQNGRDSFLNSMGAPLPPHLVNPNLDRGYNSRGYAAAASTNLPNPVPLGQLNLPSNNIVNGSLQLQGGGLPPLPSGPPPTSLQAILPSHNAGPAVSGQPPGSAFSGLIGSLMAQGLISLTKPTPVQEPVGLEFNVDLLKVRHESAINALYTDLQRQCTTCGLRFKSQEEHRSHMDWHVTKNRMSKNRKQKPSRKWFVSASMWLSGAEALGTDAVPGFLPAETVVEKKSDEEMAVPADEDQNTCALCGEPFEEFYSDETEEWMYKGAVYLNALDVSTAGIDRSHLGPIVHAKCRSESSIIPPESFGQDEGGAIEEGSQRKRMRT; the protein is encoded by the exons ATG CTCGTACTGAGCGAAGCAAACCCTAGTGTGATTGCTTTCCCGCCCGAGCAGCCGCGGGCACTGATTAGCATCAACGGTTTCTGTTCCGGTGCCAAGGCAATGCCCAATGAGCTTGCTCAGAAGTCTCCGCCTTCCGTTGTCGACAAGTTTAAAGCGCTGTTAAAGCAACGGGACGACGACTTGAGGGTTTCGGCGGAGGACGAGGTTTCGTTGCCAAGAACGGAGGAAATTGTGCAGCTTTATGAGTTGGTCTTATCGGAACTATCATTCAATTCCAAGCCCATCATTACGGATCTTACTATCGTCGCCGGCGATCAAAAAGAGCACAGCAAGGGCATCGCTGATGCAATATGTGCTCGTATTCTTGAG GTTCCTGTTGAGCAAAAACTGCCTTCATTATATCTTTTGGACAGTATAGTTAAGAATATAGGTCGTGAATATATCAAGTATTTCTCTTCCCGTCTACCTGAG GTCTTCTGTGAGGCATACCGACAAGTTCACCCTTCTCAGCATGCTGCCATGCGTCACCTCTTTGGCACTTGGTCATCAGTATTTCCATCTTCTGTTCTAAACAAGATTGAGGAACAACTGCAATTTTCTCCATCTGTAAACCAACAATCATCAAGAATGCCTCCGCTGAGAGCTTCAGAATCTCCTCGACCAACTCATGGCATACATGTAAATCCAAAGTATTTGCGTCAGATGGAACATTCAGCTGCAGAAAGT CACATTCAGCAGGCAGGCATGACTTCAGCTCTGAACATATATGCTCAAAAACCTGGCATAGG AGCAATTGGTAGAGATGATGAACTTGGTAAATGGCAGAGAAAACAGTATCATAATCAGAATCAGCTTGAAAATTCTGCAGCATACAAAGTCAGTAATGGACGCGAGCATCAAGGACCAAGGGCTTTAATTGATGCATATGGAAGTGACAACAGAAAAACAACTTTAAGTGATAGGCCTTTGCAGGTTGAGCGTATTGAAGCAAATGGTTTGGACCATAGGGCTTCTTCAATGTCGTGGCAACATACTGAAGAAGAAGAGTTTGACTGGGAAGATATGAGTCCAACTTTAGCAGCAGATCGTGGTAGGACTGGAGAATTCTTGCCATCTTTGAGAAGCTTTAAAGCAAGGCCAAATTTTTTAGCACCAAGAACTACCAATGTGGAGTCTGATACCCGGAACAGTTGGTCAATTCAGGCGCAGCTACCTGCAGCAGATGATTCCTCTGTTGCTCTGGAAGATGCAGTCCCTTCCGTTGGT TTTGGTCGTGGGTTGCCGGGTAAAATATCTCGATTCCAAGATGAGACAAATCACAGTCTAGTTCCTCGTTATCCTCAAGAACACTGGAATATGGCTCACCTCTCTCAGACTTCGCAACACCATTCCAGAGGTAGAGGCCGGAACTTCCAAATGCCCATACTTTCAAGTGGAGATAACAAGTCCCTCTTCATCGACAAGCTCCCAGATGCCAATACACAACTTCATGGGCCCTCAACTGTAGTTTCAAGAATGGGTTCTTCTACTATAGACTCCTTTAATGGCGAATCTCGATCAGTTGCTGCATCATCACTGGTGCCAAGGCCTTCAGTACATATGCATAATCCGAATGTGCCAATGCATCCCGTTTTGCCATTGCGAAACCAGAAGGTTCCGTATGATTTTACTAATTCAAGCAATACTCTCAACAATCAACGCCTAAATAAGACTTCTTATGGTTTTGACAACAAGGAGCTGGGTTTAACAAAGCTGCCACAGTTATCTTACCAGAATGTTTCTATTGCTCATGCAAACCAGCAAAACCAGATGCAGAATCCCTTACAACCACAACTTCTTCCAACACAGAATGGCCGTGATAGTTTCCTTAACTCTATGGGTGCTCCTTTGCCACCTCATTTGGTGAATCCAAACTTGGATCGCGGATACAATTCACGAGGATATGCTGCTGCTGCCAGTACTAATCTGCCAAACCCTGTACCTCTTGGACAATTGAACTTACCATCCAACAATATTGTGAATGGCTCTTTGCAATTACAGGGTGGAGGCCTACCACCTTTGCCATCCGGACCCCCTCCTACTTCATTGCAAGCAATTCTGCCTTCTCACAATGCTGGTCCGGCTGTCTCTGGCCAACCACCAGGGAGTGCATTCTCTGGTTTGATTGGTTCTCTAATGGCACAAGGATTAATCTCATTGACAAAACCTACTCCTGTACAG GAACCTGTGGGACTTGAGTTTAATGTGGACCTTCTTAAGGTGCGTCATGAATCTGCAATAAATGCTCTCTATACTGATCTGCAAAGACAATGCACAACCTGTGGCCTCCGATTTAAGAGCCAAGAAGAACACCGTAGTCATATGGATTGGCATGTGACCAAGAATCGTATGTCTAAGAACCGCAAGCAGAAGCCTTCTCGTAAGTGGTTTGTAAGTGCAAGTATGTGGCTTAGTGGTGCAGAGGCACTGGGCACAGATGCAGTTCCTGGGTTTTTGCCTGCTGAGACTGTAGTGGAAAAGAAGAGTGACGAAGAAATGGCAGTTCCTGCTGACGAGGATCAGAATACTTGTGCCCTATGTGGAGAACCTTTTGAAGAGTTCTACAGTGACGAAACTGAGGAATGGATGTACAAAGGCGCTGTCTATTTAAATGCACTAGATGTGTCAACAGCAGGCATTGATAGATCTCACTTAGGTCCTATAGTGCATGCTAAATGCAGATCGGAGTCGAGTATCATTCCCCCTGAAAGTTTTGGACAAGATGAAGGG GGAGCTATTGAAGAGGGTAGTCAAAGAAAACGAATGAGGACTTAG
- the LOC133795460 gene encoding polyadenylation and cleavage factor homolog 4 isoform X3, producing MRHLFGTWSSVFPSSVLNKIEEQLQFSPSVNQQSSRMPPLRASESPRPTHGIHVNPKYLRQMEHSAAESHIQQAGMTSALNIYAQKPGIGAIGRDDELGKWQRKQYHNQNQLENSAAYKVSNGREHQGPRALIDAYGSDNRKTTLSDRPLQVERIEANGLDHRASSMSWQHTEEEEFDWEDMSPTLAADRGRTGEFLPSLRSFKARPNFLAPRTTNVESDTRNSWSIQAQLPAADDSSVALEDAVPSVGFGRGLPGKISRFQDETNHSLVPRYPQEHWNMAHLSQTSQHHSRGRGRNFQMPILSSGDNKSLFIDKLPDANTQLHGPSTVVSRMGSSTIDSFNGESRSVAASSLVPRPSVHMHNPNVPMHPVLPLRNQKVPYDFTNSSNTLNNQRLNKTSYGFDNKELGLTKLPQLSYQNVSIAHANQQNQMQNPLQPQLLPTQNGRDSFLNSMGAPLPPHLVNPNLDRGYNSRGYAAAASTNLPNPVPLGQLNLPSNNIVNGSLQLQGGGLPPLPSGPPPTSLQAILPSHNAGPAVSGQPPGSAFSGLIGSLMAQGLISLTKPTPVQEPVGLEFNVDLLKVRHESAINALYTDLQRQCTTCGLRFKSQEEHRSHMDWHVTKNRMSKNRKQKPSRKWFVSASMWLSGAEALGTDAVPGFLPAETVVEKKSDEEMAVPADEDQNTCALCGEPFEEFYSDETEEWMYKGAVYLNALDVSTAGIDRSHLGPIVHAKCRSESSIIPPESFGQDEGGAIEEGSQRKRMRT from the exons ATGCGTCACCTCTTTGGCACTTGGTCATCAGTATTTCCATCTTCTGTTCTAAACAAGATTGAGGAACAACTGCAATTTTCTCCATCTGTAAACCAACAATCATCAAGAATGCCTCCGCTGAGAGCTTCAGAATCTCCTCGACCAACTCATGGCATACATGTAAATCCAAAGTATTTGCGTCAGATGGAACATTCAGCTGCAGAAAGT CACATTCAGCAGGCAGGCATGACTTCAGCTCTGAACATATATGCTCAAAAACCTGGCATAGG AGCAATTGGTAGAGATGATGAACTTGGTAAATGGCAGAGAAAACAGTATCATAATCAGAATCAGCTTGAAAATTCTGCAGCATACAAAGTCAGTAATGGACGCGAGCATCAAGGACCAAGGGCTTTAATTGATGCATATGGAAGTGACAACAGAAAAACAACTTTAAGTGATAGGCCTTTGCAGGTTGAGCGTATTGAAGCAAATGGTTTGGACCATAGGGCTTCTTCAATGTCGTGGCAACATACTGAAGAAGAAGAGTTTGACTGGGAAGATATGAGTCCAACTTTAGCAGCAGATCGTGGTAGGACTGGAGAATTCTTGCCATCTTTGAGAAGCTTTAAAGCAAGGCCAAATTTTTTAGCACCAAGAACTACCAATGTGGAGTCTGATACCCGGAACAGTTGGTCAATTCAGGCGCAGCTACCTGCAGCAGATGATTCCTCTGTTGCTCTGGAAGATGCAGTCCCTTCCGTTGGT TTTGGTCGTGGGTTGCCGGGTAAAATATCTCGATTCCAAGATGAGACAAATCACAGTCTAGTTCCTCGTTATCCTCAAGAACACTGGAATATGGCTCACCTCTCTCAGACTTCGCAACACCATTCCAGAGGTAGAGGCCGGAACTTCCAAATGCCCATACTTTCAAGTGGAGATAACAAGTCCCTCTTCATCGACAAGCTCCCAGATGCCAATACACAACTTCATGGGCCCTCAACTGTAGTTTCAAGAATGGGTTCTTCTACTATAGACTCCTTTAATGGCGAATCTCGATCAGTTGCTGCATCATCACTGGTGCCAAGGCCTTCAGTACATATGCATAATCCGAATGTGCCAATGCATCCCGTTTTGCCATTGCGAAACCAGAAGGTTCCGTATGATTTTACTAATTCAAGCAATACTCTCAACAATCAACGCCTAAATAAGACTTCTTATGGTTTTGACAACAAGGAGCTGGGTTTAACAAAGCTGCCACAGTTATCTTACCAGAATGTTTCTATTGCTCATGCAAACCAGCAAAACCAGATGCAGAATCCCTTACAACCACAACTTCTTCCAACACAGAATGGCCGTGATAGTTTCCTTAACTCTATGGGTGCTCCTTTGCCACCTCATTTGGTGAATCCAAACTTGGATCGCGGATACAATTCACGAGGATATGCTGCTGCTGCCAGTACTAATCTGCCAAACCCTGTACCTCTTGGACAATTGAACTTACCATCCAACAATATTGTGAATGGCTCTTTGCAATTACAGGGTGGAGGCCTACCACCTTTGCCATCCGGACCCCCTCCTACTTCATTGCAAGCAATTCTGCCTTCTCACAATGCTGGTCCGGCTGTCTCTGGCCAACCACCAGGGAGTGCATTCTCTGGTTTGATTGGTTCTCTAATGGCACAAGGATTAATCTCATTGACAAAACCTACTCCTGTACAG GAACCTGTGGGACTTGAGTTTAATGTGGACCTTCTTAAGGTGCGTCATGAATCTGCAATAAATGCTCTCTATACTGATCTGCAAAGACAATGCACAACCTGTGGCCTCCGATTTAAGAGCCAAGAAGAACACCGTAGTCATATGGATTGGCATGTGACCAAGAATCGTATGTCTAAGAACCGCAAGCAGAAGCCTTCTCGTAAGTGGTTTGTAAGTGCAAGTATGTGGCTTAGTGGTGCAGAGGCACTGGGCACAGATGCAGTTCCTGGGTTTTTGCCTGCTGAGACTGTAGTGGAAAAGAAGAGTGACGAAGAAATGGCAGTTCCTGCTGACGAGGATCAGAATACTTGTGCCCTATGTGGAGAACCTTTTGAAGAGTTCTACAGTGACGAAACTGAGGAATGGATGTACAAAGGCGCTGTCTATTTAAATGCACTAGATGTGTCAACAGCAGGCATTGATAGATCTCACTTAGGTCCTATAGTGCATGCTAAATGCAGATCGGAGTCGAGTATCATTCCCCCTGAAAGTTTTGGACAAGATGAAGGG GGAGCTATTGAAGAGGGTAGTCAAAGAAAACGAATGAGGACTTAG